Below is a window of Populus trichocarpa isolate Nisqually-1 chromosome 3, P.trichocarpa_v4.1, whole genome shotgun sequence DNA.
ATTTTCAAGCAAATTGATAAAGGGCTAGATGAGAATCCTTTGTCTTGTTTCAATAAACATGGTTTTAGGCGTGTGCATGTATGATTCTTCAGCCCAACGGACCTTGAAAACTTCTCCAAGAATGGTTTGTATATTAATATTCATCAGGTAAAATACAAATGACCAGCAACAAACTTATGGTAAAAGGCAAGTAAATCCAAGCAACTTTCAACAATCTCAGCATACAAATTcttcaattaacaaaaataaaggggTCTTATATTAACCTCTTGACAGAATAGTTAGGCAAATCCATATTCCCTTGTATTTGTAGCCATATATGTCAGCAACATTTGGAAGAGATAATATCCTTGTTCCATAGGCTACAATTAATTTGCTGACTTCCCGGAAAAGAAGAATGCCATTAGGAGACGacgaatcaaaagttaaacgTTGGGCCTTGTTCAACACAAATTCAGCAGTGAATTTTAATAGAGGGGTGGTGACCTGCAGCACCAAATCAAATAATGATGTCTCTATATTGGGAACCAGAGAAATTAGACCAATGATCTATAATACATGGATAAGATTGGTAAAGTCACATTTCATTTGCTCTCTTTCAGCACGTTATTGCATAAGATAAAGTAGCCAGTGGCTCAGAAAACATATTACAATTTTGACTAAAATTTGAATAGAAGACAGCGCAAAAGGTTCCATTATAAGGTTCTAAACAACGCTCttttagttgaaaataaaataaatcatgataaaaCATGGCTCCTAAGATTTTGAATCTCTCTCGTATGTTCATACCTCTGGTGTGTCTGTCCAATGTGAAATGCCTTTCAAGAGAAGCGGCATGTGAGCAGGATACAGCCAATCAAATAAAAGCCCATATGTTCTTCGACTgaaaaatggttaaaaaatgGGCATGAAACCTAACAGTTCATAAATAAACAACCTCGTACCCAAAACCTATACTAACCTGTTTGTGGCCATAGCAATTCCTCTAAGATCCCTCATTAACCCAATTAGCGCATACTTCACCACATCAGTCCGAAACATCGAATCAGGAGTTGATTCCAACCTTATAAACACCTAAGAcaccataaatattatttaggtAATCAATGAAATTCTACGAAAaagcttttctttccttttgagtGAGTGCGGGAAAGTACTTGTAAAAGCGGTTCCATCGAAGACTTGAATCTCACAGGACTGTCCTCCATGAATATTAACCAGCCAATAGTATAATAGAAGGTTGTTCTGCTACGAGAGCTTCTATATTCTTCTAAGAAAGGAAAGCGGTCcctctaaaaattcaaaaagaataCTTAATATTAATAACACATCATTATTTCAAAGaacaaactaaaagaagaaCGGGTAAGCAAAAAATTTATGCCAGAATTGTAATTACAGTATGGTTGGCAACTATAAATTTGACAGCATCCAGCTTCAAAAGCAGCTTTCCAGTCATatatctaaacaaaaaaaaagtaaccaaataaataaatgaaaaatgatcAGTCAAACAAGCAATCATTGTGGATGAAATTAAACTTCGTGAAAACATAACAATATGCTATACTACTTTTAGCCAAAAAAGGAAGCAGTATACTAACCCAGATGCCAGCTCCAAGAACAAGCTTAATGTATGATTAATGACCTCCTCACTCTAAACCAAGCACAAATGAAGGTATAACAAAAACTTTCTGAAAAAACATACTGAACAGGAATCAAAGAACAATCCAGAATGAAGCATTCACCTCTGTATAACACTTTAAATTTGTAGCGATTTTTGATACAATCACATTCAATAATAGTAGATGATCACCGAGTCCAAGAAGTTCAGACAAACGAGCATATAGCTGCTGCAGCACAAAAAGAAAGACTTAAGAATATTGACACTTGCAAAGCTTAgaatgaagacaaaaaaaacctcattaCCTTCGATGAGTGCACAGCCTGATCACCAACATAAGACTTACGGAAATGCTGAAAGAAGGTAAGAATTGCTCGATCAAGTCTTTGCTTGCTTAATTCACCATACCTCTGTTAAATACAAGGGCAATGAGTATACTAATAAAATCAGTGCCAAAGTTGTTATTGAGAAATTGGTGGAACCTAGTTCAGATATAATGGAACAAAAAAAGCATGACCACAGAGAGGGAAAGGATTTTTTAGAGCAACAATTACATTCAAAGCCtttgaggaaaaaaatacaaagaccCTTCTTCtcttaaaagaacaaaagcaaACGAAAAGGCAGATATGAAGCTATGCAAATTATTTGAGTGTTAGTAACAAGAGTTACAAAGAAAACCTTCAGCATATCAAGTGTTAGTAAGCAAATGATAACCCAAATGGATAAACATAACAGTATATTTAACATCTAATGGATTCCCGCTACATTAACCTAGAGTGACAAAACAAAGCCATTCAGTATTAACTTTAAGCTCGGGAATGAACATAAACACAATATTGTTGCCAAGGTTCATGAAATAAATGGTGAACCATGTTATCCAGATTCCATAGCCTCTTTGAGAACATGTGCAAAAGAATTCTTCCAATTTCCCTACTGTTAAAGATGCCAGAGTAATTCTATAATGATACTACAATAACCCATCTCCCCATATGCCCAAACTACATGACAgcaaacaaataacaaattgaaATGCCAGCATAGCCAATACTGACGCATTTTAACCTCCAATAAGCTATAGCATCAATTTGTAACATGAGATCTCTGATATGAAGAAATGCGAAAATTTCAGGCCCTGAGACAAAGTTCCCAAGGCAAAGTTTTGAcaataaacaaacataaaagaaCATTATCTATGCCAAAGCACTTGTCTGGGCATTAAACTTAAATGCAATGAATATAATGTCATGagcacattaaaatgaaaaagggaaaaaagtgACAGATTCAAGTCAAATCGAAAATGGTGCCAGGCAAGGTTTAAAGAAGTCAAGGAAGAGACTATCAGCTGCTTGTAAGAGGAGTTAATAATTGTCAGTATATTAGCAGTTTTATCATCAATAAATTGGTCTTTGATGTAAATCTCTTCTAAGAATGTGCCtctataaaattttatagaagCAAAAGTgtcaagactttttttttaagaaaaaaaggttaaaacaaGTCAACATCCAATGATGCTATTTTTCCCAGAATCTATCCTACCAATGTGGCCTTCTGCTAGTTTGTAAGATGTTATGCCCAGAAGACCTATGCTGAAGAACCTAACATGTCAGCGTCCATGAAGCTACCCAGTTCTGATTCAGCAATAATTCTCAAAAACTAGAAGATAAGATGTGGGTCACATTGCTTCTAGCATATATGAGACTTCAAATCAActcaattaataataacaaagtaGAATTCCCTTGCATCTCGAAAACAAAGCTCCAACCAACTTAGTTCTAGCATACATGACATTTCAAATCACCtcaattaacaataactaaatagaatTCTCTTGCATCTCAGAAACATAGCTCCAACCaacttaatcaatttttttatgtgcacAAACCATAAAAGAACAAACAAGATGGATAATCGAAATTATATTTGCAAATTGataaacataaattcaaatgatttaaaCAAAAAGATGGTTACACGGACAAGGAAATAAACTGATATTCAAATTGATGGCATTATGCAGAAATAATTAAAGATCACATATCAATGCTGTATGAATGCAGAAAAGACTCAGCATATCTCATATACTgtttaaaaggaaaatgagagaaaagatAAGCAATTTGACACTATTCCATTTCACATTACAGGCCATTATTGTTGGTATACCTGGCTATGTATCCCACTGTCAGTAACATTTATTAATTGCAAAACACGAGCTGAAAGTTCTGCATCAAGCACTTCTTGAGACTCCACGCTGCATGAGATAAACATAACAAATACATTGATAATTGCAAGTACATATGCATGTTATTCCTATCACAAAAtgcacaaaacaaaaatgaaaaaaaaaattacctacaGCCAGtggattgttttattttaagaatagcAGCAATGATATGAACAATCCAAGAAAGTTTTGCCTCAATAACAGCAAGCTCACTGTTATCAGCACTCTGTCGTAGTGCTATTTCCTGTGTAttccattcaaaaataattcaacatcCAAAGAATACATCCAAAGAATACATCATCCAATACACTTATCGTACCGTGTATGCTTGCAGAATAGGCTCCATTGTGgttattatatataaactacTTGTTTGGTActgcaaaaaaaagaaataagaataatCATAACAGACTCCAAGCCTTAATGGGCTGGTACAATCACGAGTTTGGCACACGTGTAATTCAGGAAACTAAAATTAGTATCGTCAGGGACTTCTAAATCTAGAAAACTCCAGGCGGGATAAGTAACAGGGAGGCTAtcacatattatattatatatagaaactAGACCTGGAATCTGCAAAGATAAGGAAAGCAATCTAGCTGATCTTGAAGAAGCTCAACATTATCCAATGGATCGTCGTCGTCAGCAAATCCAGCCTACATGAAAAAGGAGTGCCAAATAGGAATTCAACATTTTATGTATAATTTAAAGAGAAATATCAATCATGAAGACAAAGCAGACCTGCACAGAATTAAATCTTGATGTTATAAAGCCTTCAGTAATTTTAGGCACAAATTCATCAAGCAAACTTGGTGCCTCTCCCTTCAAATATGGTACAGATGTCACCAATCTGGACCACAACCCTAGAAGATAGTATACACTGCTGCTGGCCCACTGGTAAGACATGAACTTAATCAGCAGATAAGTTGCGAAAATGCAGTATGGATCCAAAGCATGTTGTTTCGGGCACTTAAGCATGATATACTTATTGTTGCAAGGAAGAGGCATTCCATTATTAAACATAGATGCAGTTATTTATCACGAAGGCTAGATATGActaatttttaaatcacaataGGAAAATAAACACCAACCCACCTGCCAGGACTGCAAAGACTTTAAAGTGAACTCTGCCACCAACTGTATCCAATCACTGTAGCCTTCCACATTCACAAGCTCTGACAACTGCAGAAAATTTTGTGTATCAAATGGAGTCAGGTTTGTAGTTGTATGTAATTAAAAAGCATCATGCAATGCTATGAATACATGTCACCAACAGATTTTTTTCAGTGAAAGAAAAGCATTTTAATAAAGAGGAATTAAAATGGGGTTACaaagagtaaaattaattaaaataattaaaagcagcAGAAACTCTACCCATGCACATGCACAAATTTGCGGTTATATAACATCAAGTGGCAGTCCCTACAGACATGTGAATATGCCCATGCAAATGAAGCTGTAAACCAATAGCATGGGAAAAtgtaacaagaaaacaaaacatagaaGTAAAAGATCAGTGTCAAAAATGTGACTATACAATAAATTACCTGATAATTCACTCTGAAGCGTCCAAGAAGGCGACAATACTCATGGTAATTGTCATGATCAGCAAGACCTAATAATGACCATGTCCCACTAAAATCAGTAAATGAGAAGCAaactgggggggggggggcaacaattttaaaagttgggaaataaaaaaatgaatagctGGTGATTGCAAAACCCAAAACAGGATAGACAATTTAGAACATACACACTTCTAAATTGACACATTCATTCAGGGGCCTCCAAAACCCCTTCAGAATTGGAAGTGAAAGGAGAAAAGGACAATGAAACTGTTCAACAAGAAGTATTCGCTAAGCAAGCATGATTAAAATCTCTAAACAAACAGATTGCAACCACTTAACACCAACAACAACTACAGAACTTTCACTCCAGAGGTCCTATGCATGCCACCTTTAACGGTGATCTATTGTCCACGCTCAAACTCATTCTGAAGAAGGAAAAtggagaaaacaaaaataggAAGAAAGCGACCAAAATGATTCAATATGAtaaacaatttaagaaaaaaacccacACAGAAATGCAAGtgcattttatttgaattcttttaagatataatttattatattaagatATCCTTGAAAGAAATACATCTTGAAGGAGAATAAGAATcctccaaaacaaaacaaaacaaaacaaagaaaaagaagttaaaCAGCAtagaaaccaaaaccaaaacaaaagaaatgcaTATGCATTGTATTTGAATAATCACAGGGTACAATCACATAACCATATACtacaaggaaaaagaagaaggtaacAGCACCTTGTCCTGTTTGAAGAATTTCCTTGGTTCCTGTCATCAAATGGGCCAAAAACTTGGAACGAGCAGCATCATTTGTGAACAAAGATCGCCGTACTGATGCTAATCGGACCAAGCATTCCAGTGcctaaaaagaaaaccaataaGAACCCCCAGCAATGAAGAGTAACACAGCATAGAAACACATAAATCCACATCTCAAACAGACAAATAACAAatggacaaaaaaattaagtctgaATTTCAACATCCAACAAAAACAAGCCTGCACATGTTAGAAGTGTGAATTTACATAAATTCCCCATTATTCATTTACATTTACATACATGACAATATTTAtcagtttcttatttttttggataaatgcTCTTCCTGATGGCCTTGATCCTATGACAACAGCACTACATCcaacatttttttaacattggaAGTGTGAATTTGCATTGACAAAGCACTAAAAGTACCACTACGATACAAAACAAGTACCACTATTATACAGGATCAGATGAACTACATGCAAAAACAATCAGCACAGTTAAGATGTCCTCCTAATTAGTAAAATTTGCCATGTTTGCCAATAATTTATAGGCTTAAGACCAAACATCTTTCAAGGATATAAAAGATGTAAGCAAAGACTCTTCCCTCGAATCTCCTTTTCTTCCCtcagcaaaaaaatatattttcataagagAATGTACTATTAGCATGGGAAGAATGCACAAGATGAgttaataaataagaaatcctCCGAAGCAACAAAGACGATGAAGAAACCAAACTCAATATAGAAGAGACACCAATCCTGCTAAATATAAGCAAGAACAGCACCCATTAAGGCACCTAAAGCGCTACATCACAAAGATGCAAGGAACAGAACCAATCCTTAAATTCTAGCATTCTTATCCATCCAAACACAACAGGTGAATCCACACGATAGAAACTTAAAATCTTCCTCCAAGCCACAAGGAAATTGTCAGCAAATCCTAAACAAAATTCACCTCAAAACCAAATAATCTATTTCCCTCAACAAAAATAGCCAACAGAATGCAACCCTAAATATCTTTTTTGAGGAGCATCAACAAAAAAGGCACAATCTCCATGCATTCAACTCCACCTCAATTTACACAACCATGACCCAAAAGAAACCAAGGCCTAAAAGATCCTAAACACGAGTTCTCCAGTGTGGATTAAAATGGTCTCGCGAAGCCAGTCCCTAGTTGATGCAAGTCCTTCTCTACCTTGAAGAGCAGAAAACCGAAGTTCAAAAAGTAGGCTCGATGTAATTGAACTTGACTGATAAGGAGGggagaaataatgttttttaatccgTTAAAAGAGTCATAAAGCAGTGAATCCTTCTCATGCCTgccttgctttctttttcttagtaGGGAGGAGCAAGCACAATAGAGCTCTTCCATCCCTACCCAACTCTCTTTTCCTTAGACCTATATCCTACCTTATCTTAAGCTTCAAAATGCACACATTGACAAATTCAAGATCTTCTTCACAAAGATAGATTCAATGTACCAAGATTTTAAACTTATGTTGTAGAGCTAAAGCATGCATGCCAATGCATAATGAAGCAAGTGAGGAAAATTATTATAGGACTTTAAGTGCATGGTCAATACTACGATGGTgaatcataaaaatttataatgtgtGATCATAAGCGACACATCAACTAACCTCTTTTGAACAAGGAGATGTTGTAATAGCATAATAATCAAAAAAGATCTGCAATGTAGAAGGGTCCTCTAAAACAGACCTCCAGGATGTCGGAATCTACAAAATTACATATGTTTGCTTGTAACAATCCAATCCATATATAACATATATAGCACATTCAAGTGTAAGGAAATTTTACAATTAAGAAAAGATCATACATTACTAGAATAAGTAATCAAAACCTGAATAGTACCAAACTCCTCTGAACTTTCATCAATTGATGTcccaacaaaatcaaaagataaacaTTTTAGCGAAAGAGAAAGTGCCAACTCTTGCAATCGACCTGTAACTGTACCAGACATATTGTAAAATATCAGAAGgactaaaaaagaaatagcTACAACAGGCACACAGGTGGTGGGTGGGGGGATAAGAACATTAAACCATTACCATCATTTTTCAGTTGACCCAATGATGTTAAAGAAATTTGGAATATTTGAAAAAGTGACTGATCCCTGAAGGAGCAGGCTACCCTTCGATGATGTGTTGACGACAACCCTGTATTTGGCTGAGAATTTAAGCATCAAGAAATGCACAAGCAAATGTCAGTCATCGGAAAACAACAgcaatggtggtggtggtggtggtaatgaGCAATACTAACAACGACAACAACAACTAAGTGATGGTAGAGAGAGAAGAGTCACATTCAAACAGCAAAGGCAAGTTATTTATGTCTTGTAATAGTGGTAAGGGTGATCTATATGAAACCTTCGCGTAGCATATTGTGGAAAGGCATTTTACAATGAATGAATGAGATCTATTAAGTACAAGAATAAGAATTGTAATAAAACTCTAACAGGCCTGGAGATGTCAGGGGTCATTCATTCACTACAAGTATATAAGAGGCTTACCAGTTATCTATATATAATGCAGTATATATAAGTACATGAAATGACAAGATTCACTTGTCCCCGAAACAATGATGTATGGAGTAATTCAATGATGAAATGCAGTTacatttcttcatatttttaacCACATGAATGAAGCATGAAGCTCCGCTTTGATGCATGATGTTAGGTACTAAAACTTACCCTCATAttccttctccttttatttatttttatttttatttttagagccCTACCCTCATATTTTTATCGAAGATGTTGGAAGCTTAAAAGGCTTATGGAGCCTCCTTATATCCAATGAATCATTAAACTCTAAGTGTCCTTTAGCAAAGTACTATGGAGTCTATGTAGTTTGAAAAAGCCTTGACCTGCCTCTGCTAGTTGGGCACAGTTGACAATAGACCAATACAATAGGCATCCGAGCTAGACGGAgtgaaattagtttaaaaaaaaccatctagAATCTAACACATTATTCGAACAAGAGAAAAAACTACGAGAATTAGAGATACGAAGTTAAATGAGGAGACCCAAATATCTCTCAGAACAGTATTATTTATGAGAGCACAAACCACGTGATAttggataatttattttcacataaaattgCCTACAAGAAGCTTTACGCATTCTACAGGAGCATCATGCAATCCAAAAAGGCAATAGAGACAGGAACCAAATAGAAAGAATAAGATTCTATTTCCTATTTATTCTCTCATTTCCAAACATTATATTTCGctggaggaaaaagaaaagaaaaaaaaggtactGACGAGGAATTTCCAAACTCGTTTTGAGTGATTCATGCTTTTGCCTTGGATCCTCATTATTTGAGTGAAGCACGTATTCATAAATAACCTTGTTCCATGGAGAATCGCAcaaatcccaattttattttcaactaaatAACCAAGACCCATCCCATTACACTTTTAGACCAACAGCAAACTCCTAACCAACTAGGTGATCTCTTCTCCTATCCTCCATATAAACCACAAGAAATCCCATCCAATTTCCAGATGCTTAAGAATCAAAAGTGAAACAAGGATGTCACGAGGAATCCAAGACAAAGATATCAGTCAAAGCATGATTCAACCTCAACAAGCAGCCTACTAGCCATTCAAATTTCTCAATGCATTTCATTTGTCACTTGCATAACTACTGCAAAATTACTAAAGGGCATTGCCTCCTTTACAATTGGGTATAAAAGCCACTTTGGATTCCCATGCTTTACATATCAGTTTGAGTTAACCTTTAAGAACCCATCATGTGGCAGCTGAGTGGAAAGATTacataattttagaaaataagcaTTCATGTTGCATATCAATCTCAAGCAAAGCATTCGTAATTGCTTCCATTTCTTGCTTCTCATAAAAATGGAAATAGAATGATAGTGTTGTAAATAGTTTTGAGCATCATACATACATTATTTCTAGGAATCATCACGAGAACATAAAGTACATTTAATTGTTATGTACAAGATAGCAACTAGCACCATACTATTGAGAAACTTTGACAAGTGCAAGAAACCAACCTGATTCATTTCAGACACAAGTTGATTCAATATCTTCAAACCAATTTCATAGTGATTTGATGATGCCTATACAAAGGAGAGAagtaaataataacaacaacaatgataataataaatgtttacAAACACACCTCATCAATAACAGTGCACTTCCAAATGACATAATCAATAACTGCAGGTCACCAATTAATGCATGATATAGGACAAAAGAATCAATATGTAGTATAAGAAAAGCTGTATTGAAACACTTTGAAATCTCATAAGCAGCATGTAGAGCTTAGTTTGCTAGATGGAAGAGTGGCACATGGCAATTTAAGGGGTGATGTTAATTAAGAATGAAAAGGCAGTCCAATAAAGGatagaaagacaaaattttatttaaacacCAAAGGAATAATTAACCAGGTAAAGTACTAGGACTTGTGCttgcaattagaaaaaaattatctaatcaACTCCTTCCGATATTTATTCTTCATCTTTGCCATAACACTGAAGATGGCCATTTGGAACAAgctcaatgaaataaaaataaaaataaggaccctGGCAACcctgaaaattttagaaacgtTACATTTTAGTCCTACAATTTGAAACTTTCTTAATTATACCCTTTGAGTTGAGGTTTATctcacaaaaaaatacataatttgaTTTAGTCTTAAATTACTTGTCAATTTAAGAGCAAAGATGTTATCAGTAACACCACCTCATCAAAGCTAAAGCTACGAGTTGGTTTTACATCTTCAATACTATCAAAATAAGTAAATACACatcaaaaatcaaacaaaaaaaacaaaagacttgCATAGGTATCGTCCACACCCCTAGCAttccatgaaaatataaaaatagccGTAATGATCCTTTAAGAGACACAAAACCATACAAACTAAAATGTGAGGAAAACCAACATGCAAACATCTCAGCAATAAACATTCTGCAATTGCACGTAAAaccatagaataaaaaaaaaacatcgcaCTTGACTAAATAAACTTGTATAAAATACTGCAAACATAGAAACAACATAATGACTTCATCTTAAATTACTTGCCATTTCAGGAGCCAAGATATCATAAGTAGCAGCATCTTGGCAAGGGTAAAGCAACGAGTTGGTTTCACTTATTACATGCCAATTTAGAGGCAAGGAAATTATCATAGCAAAACATAGACAAGGGTAAGGCTATaaattggttttgtttattACATGCGAATTTAAGAGcaataaaattatcttagaaAACACCTCGGCAAAGCCAAAGCTACGAGCTGGTTTTGCTTCATTAATACTACCATGAGTAAGTACAcgtcaaaattcaaaaaacaaccaaaatgaaATATACCAATGAAAAACTCGCATTGGTATCATCCATGTCTCTAgcacttcacaaaaaaaaatgataatatccATATACATCAAAACATGAGAGAGCAATAACACACGGAAACGCATAACATCCAACCTGACTCAAGAAATCAGTAGCCTCCTTAACTACTTCTCTAAACTTATCATCATCAAACCATCCAAACTTCGTAACACGACAGAGAAGTAGGATCAAAGACGCGTTAACAAAATGCGGCAACGGTCCTCTCGTAGCCAAATAGTTGATCAAGTAATTCCCTACCACAAAACAAACACAGACAAATTCAATCCAggtaacaattaaaaaaaaaactgatcaaaacaaaaacaaactaaaatatattactGATATCAAGACGGAGCTGCAATGAGAGGCTGTGATCAGTGACTTGCTTCAACAAACTAGAACTGGCGAGCATCAACGAGTAAGGCGTAGACGCATTGTCAAGAATGTACTGGCATTGCGAAATGTAGTCTGTATTCACTGAAAAGCATTTCAACGTATTCTCAGCGTGTGCTCTCTCTGCAGAATCTTGTGAGTTATATAACCTCTCGCACAATGCTTCTAGCTGCGCTAAACTCTCCATCGATAAAACCAAACCCTaaccttcatcatcatcattaaaacATAACCGCATTAACTaatccaaaatttttaaaaaaatcaataatcgCTGAAAT
It encodes the following:
- the LOC7462816 gene encoding uncharacterized protein LOC7462816 isoform X7, encoding MESLAQLEALCERLYNSQDSAERAHAENTLKCFSVNTDYISQCQYILDNASTPYSLMLASSSLLKQVTDHSLSLQLRLDIRNYLINYLATRGPLPHFVNASLILLLCRVTKFGWFDDDKFREVVKEATDFLSQASSNHYEIGLKILNQLVSEMNQPNTGLSSTHHRRVACSFRDQSLFQIFQISLTSLGQLKNDVTGRLQELALSLSLKCLSFDFVGTSIDESSEEFGTIQVLITYSSNIPTSWRSVLEDPSTLQIFFDYYAITTSPCSKEALECLVRLASVRRSLFTNDAARSKFLAHLMTGTKEILQTGQGLADHDNYHEYCRLLGRFRVNYQLSELVNVEGYSDWIQLVAEFTLKSLQSWQWASSSVYYLLGLWSRLVTSVPYLKGEAPSLLDEFVPKITEGFITSRFNSVQAGFADDDDPLDNVELLQDQLDCFPYLCRFQYQTSSLYIITTMEPILQAYTEIALRQSADNSELAVIEAKLSWIVHIIAAILKIKQSTGCSVESQEVLDAELSARVLQLINVTDSGIHSQRYGELSKQRLDRAILTFFQHFRKSYVGDQAVHSSKQLYARLSELLGLGDHLLLLNVIVSKIATNLKCYTESEEVINHTLSLFLELASGYMTGKLLLKLDAVKFIVANHTRDRFPFLEEYRSSRSRTTFYYTIGWLIFMEDSPVRFKSSMEPLLQVFIRLESTPDSMFRTDVVKYALIGLMRDLRGIAMATNSRRTYGLLFDWLYPAHMPLLLKGISHWTDTPEVTTPLLKFTAEFVLNKAQRLTFDSSSPNGILLFREVSKLIVAYGTRILSLPNVADIYGYKYKGIWICLTILSRALAGNYVNFGVFELYGDRALSDVLDIALKMTLSIPLADILAFRKLTRAYFAFLEVLFSSHIVFIFNLDTNTFMHIVGSLESGLKGLDTNISSQKDELFSVHLLSTIWLLSISTTLQWGSHPLHLL